The following coding sequences lie in one Acropora palmata chromosome 3, jaAcrPala1.3, whole genome shotgun sequence genomic window:
- the LOC141877837 gene encoding cysteine desulfurase-like: MLRRLLVLPRLNASSCRILCTKSIKTSSTDSATVASANLPSSENEATELRPLYLDAQATTPLDPRVLDAMMPYTVSYYGNPHSRTHVYGWESEEAVENARKQVAELIGADPKEIVFTSGATESNNIAVKGVARFYKRNKKHIITTQTDHKCVLDSCRALEGEGFDVTYLQVMANGLIDLQQLEDAIRPDTSVVSIMAVNNEIGVIQPLKEIGALCRKNKVFFHTDAAQAVGKIPMDVNELNIDLMSISGHKIYGPKGVGALYIRRRPRVRVEPLQSGGGQERGMRSGTLPHMLAVGLGAACEVAKEEMEYDHKRITELSARLVNGISAGLTHVIRNGDPDRSYPGCVNLSFAFVEGESLLMALKDVALSSGSACTSASLEPSYVLRAIGADEDLAHSSIRFGIGRFTTDEEIDYTVEKTIKHVKRLREMSPLWEMVQEGIDIKTIQWSQH, encoded by the exons ATGTTGAGGAGACTGTTGGTTTTACCGCGTCTCAATGCATCTTCTTGTCGTATTTTATGTACTAAAAGCATAAAAACGTCGTCAACAGATTCTGCAACTGTTGCATCTGCAAATCTCCCCAGTTCAG AAAATGAAGCAACAGAACTAAGACCTCTTTATCTTGATGCTCAGGCAACAACTCCTCTG GATCCGCGTGTTTTGGATGCCATGATGCCATATACAGTCTCATATTATGGAAATCCACATTCACGTACTCATGTTTATGGCTGGGAAAGTGAGGAGGCTGTAGAAAATGCTAGAAAG CAAGTAGCAGAGCTTATTGGTGCTGATCCCAAAGAGATTGTATTCACCAGTGGTGCTACTGAATCAAATAATATTGCTGTGAAG GGTGTTGCCAGATTTTACAAACGAAACAAGAAGCATATCATAACAACCCAGACT gacCACAAGTGTGTCCTGGATTCTTGTCGAGCACTGGAGGGTGAAGGCTTTGATGTCACCTATTTACAAGTCATGGCAAATGGTCTTATTGACTTGCAG CAACTTGAGGATGCAATTAGGCCTGACACATCAGTTGTGTCTATAATGGCAGTCAATAATGAGATTGGCGTCATTCAACCTCTCAAAGAAATTG GGGCTTTGTGCCGTAAAAACAAAGTCTTCTTCCATACTGACGCTGCTCAAGCAGTTGGAAAGATTCCGATGGATGTTAATGAGCTCAATATTGACTTAATGTCGATTAGTGGACACAAGATTTATGGACCAAAAG gCGTTGGTGCGTTGTACATCCGTAGACGACCTCGTGTCAGGGTTGAGCCGCTACAGAGTGGAGGAGGACAAGAAAG AGGGATGCGTAGCGGCACATTACCACATATGTTAGCAGTTGGACTTGGAGCTGCATGTGAAGTGGCGAAGGAAGAAATGGAG TATGACCATAAAAGGATTACAGAATTGTCAGCTCGTCTAGTGAATGGCATCTCCGCCGGCTTAACACATGTGATCAGGAATGGAGACCCTGATCGTTCGTATCCCGGATGTGTGAACTTATCATTTGCATTTGTTGAAGGAGAAAGTCTGCTGATGGCGCTCAAAGATGTGGCCTTATCGTCAGGGAG cgcTTGTACCTCTGCTTCACTGGAGCCTTCTTATGTCTTGCGTGCCATAGGTGCAGATGAGGACCTCGCTCATTCCTCAATCAG ATTTGGAATCGGACGTTTTACAACAGATGAAGAAATCGATTACACCGTCgagaaaacaattaaacaCGTTAAACGTTTGCGTGAAATGAG tcCATTGTGGGAGATGGTGCAAGAAGGAATTGACATTAAGACGATTCAATGGTCACAGCACTGA
- the LOC141877847 gene encoding lipase ZK262.3-like → MFDLRMSFAFVVLVSAPVFPNAIRSEEGVRIKTLRNYHKTFNYQPELSYKMLLLSSVAHSEHEPQKCMNKAVPQDKFQVESVVTRPCDAIKSKCSGFVAFSHVLQVIVIAFRGTEDPFQLMDELLETLFAPSEDFLGGKVQSYWKRSFVVLWKDIEPRLKSLISAYPSYQVWVTGHSLGAAIASVASAWIAYKRMVPRENIILYTFGMPRVGDYKYALQHDQLVHNSWRVVNFDDIVPRMPPFTPGLPGGAYHHGKELFYTKPALSIYSPHKECHGKPTDEDLTCSRGLAITNLQQSVKHHSEYFGVRPGAYCATY, encoded by the coding sequence ATGTTTGACTTGAGAATGAGTTTCGCCTTCGTCGTACTTGTATCAGCACCTGTTTTTCCGAACGCCATAAGATCTGAAGAGGGAGTCCGCATCAAAACGTTGCGAAACTATCACAAAACATTCAATTACCAGCCTGAATTGTCGTACAAAATGTTGCTCCTCTCATCAGTCGCTCATTCTGAACATGAACCCCAAAAATGCATGAATAAGGCTGTGCCACAGGATAAGTTTCAAGTTGAAAGCGTTGTTACGCGACCTTGCGACGCTATAAAAAGCAAGTGCTCtggttttgttgctttttctcacgTTCTTCAAGTTATCGTGATCGCGTTTCGCGGTACCGAAGATCCGTTTCAGTTGATGGATGAACTGCTCGAGACACTATTTGCCCCTTCAGAAGATTTCCTTGGAGGAAAAGTTCAATCCTACTGGAAAAGATCGTTTGTAGTTTTGTGGAAAGACATTGAGCCGCGTCTAAAGTCTCTGATTTCAGCGTATCCATCTTATCAGGTCTGGGTGACAGGCCATTCTCTGGGGGCTGCTATAGCGTCTGTTGCCAGCGCATGGATCGCTTATAAGCGCATGGTTCCTCgcgaaaatattattttgtacaCTTTCGGAATGCCCAGAGTCGGCGATTACAAATATGCTTTGCAACACGATCAACTGGTCCACAACAGTTGGAGAGTTGTTAATTTTGATGATATCGTTCCTCGTATGCCGCCGTTTACGCCTGGTTTACCTGGTGGAGCTTACCATCATGGAAAGGAACTGTTTTACACCAAGCCAGCGCTCAGTATTTATTCTCCTCACAAAGAATGCCATGGCAAACCAACTGATGAAGACCTAACATGCAGCCGAGGGTTGGCCATCACAAATCTCCAGCAATCTGTAAAGCACCACTCAGAATATTTCGGAGTGAGACCAGGGGCCTATTGCGCCACATATTAA
- the LOC141877836 gene encoding C-Maf-inducing protein-like isoform X2, which produces MALAIGNGGAQRPQRPQRCSSGGGPKFKLIHEGDIQVCRLNHSRTLISKVLSSKFLRRWEAHHLYLGDFQLYSSTCVGFMECPVLYQDILEAYTVNRWDTGQHFCIRVTIPEGSVLLKASNAYLRDQWLHSLKWKVNLLRYRRLISMSCDPEGLMRELRELVLFSLTTPIQDDVIFTVPLEMVSDILAHHFVSTDEEQEKLIITLAPVLEYVQPSPEVCAFFGKHCKGQSYNNEVLDVFLPAVHRILKHNMDFGKYPHLRMFVQDYIYTLFCKDVNAEVVREFVESVHSPGAACPHPRVLPNLVAVVLSAVYSTFDQSDKLLVKYDEINIKFLLCFMTVMDTIAQFEDWRPSLSTLLQPIPFPKEALKNETFVLYISGVIKAFAEDQRCEVHQSILPVRKGKDGWIDIICPGGVSCFDEGHFFSHVMSRLLDCCGRRKKTLLELKDSMLGPFMLLALRGESSFIQTLSFMLEVEVLHDENDKLQIISTLESTEEGKQCYEALCIKKAKFRQMQEKGGPTVLTLPTKSTDDDLARLLKSGSFGNLQSLNLAFTHVTSACAEYLVQLPALLHLNLWSTQFGDKGLHMVAEQLHNLESLNLCETPVTDDGLSSLVIMSNLRNLNLNSTRLSPTTYEKLRKLPRLEEIDVRYTDV; this is translated from the exons ATGGCATTGGCAATAGGGAACGGAGGAGCGCAGCGCCCTCAAAGACCTCAGCGATGTAGTTCAGGTGGTGGACCGAAATTCAAACTCATTCACGaaggagatattcaagtttgtcGTTTGAACCACAGCCGCACTTTAATCAGCAAAGTCTTAAgttccaaatttttgagaAGATGGGAAGCCCATCACCTCTATTTGGGAGACTTTCAGCTGTATTCTTCCACG tGTGTAGGATTTATGGAATGTCCAGTGTTGTATCAAGATATATTAGAAGCATACACTGTCAACAGATGGGATACTGGCCAGCACTTCTGTATAAGAGTGACCATTCCTGAGGGCTCAGTATTGCTCAAG GCATCCAATGCTTATTTAAGAGATCAGTGGCTCCACTCACTTAAATGGAAG GTTAACTTGTTAAGATACAGAAGACTCATATCCATGTCTTGTGATCCAGAAGGTCTTATGAGGGAACTTAGG GAACtggttcttttttctcttacaACACCAATTCAAGATGATGTTATATTTACAGTTCCACTGGAAATGGTCTCTGACATTCTTGCTCAT CATTTTGTTTCTACAGATGAAGAGCAAGAAAAACTTATTATA ACACTTGCACCAGTTTTAGAATATGTTCAACCTTCCCCAGAAGTGTGTGCTTTCTTTGGCAAG CACTGCAAAGGACAGTCATATAATAATGAAGTGTTGGATGTCTTCCTCCCAGCTGTCCACAGAATTCTTAAGCACAATATG GATTTTGGCAAATATCCTCACCTCAGAATGTTTGTTCAAGATTACATTTATACACTTTTCTGTAAAGATGTAAACGCAGAGGTTGTTAGAGAATTTGTTGAAAG TGTTCACAGCCCTGGTGCTGCTTGTCCACATCCCCGTGTTCTTCCAAAtcttgttgctgttgttctATCTGCTGTATACTCCACATTTGATCAGAGTGACAAATT GCTTGTTAAATATGATGAAATCAACATCAAATTCCTTCTTTGTTTCATGACAGTTATGGACACCAT TGCTCAGTTTGAAGATTGGAGACCGAGTTTGTCCACACTTCTTCAGCCAATTCCATTCCCTAAAGA AGCCCTTAAAAACGAGACTTTCGTATT GTACATCAGTGGTGTCATCAAAGCTTTCGCTGAGGATCAACGCTGCGAG GTTCATCAGTCGATTCTTCCAGTCAGGAAAGGAAAAGATGGATGGATAGACATCATCTGTCCAGGAGGAGTCTCGTGTTTTGACGAGGGtcattttttctctcatgTG ATGTCCAGGCTTCTAGACTGCTgtggaagaagaaagaaaacgcTATTGGAGCTGAAAGATTCCATGCTTGGTCCTTTCATGTTGTTGGCACTAAGAGGAGAAAGCAGCTTTATCCAG aCGCTCTCGTTCATGTTAGAAGTCGAGGTCCTTCACGATGAGAATGACAAATTGCAGATTATATCAACTCTGGAGAGCACAGAAGAGGGGAAACAGTGTTATGAGGCGCTTTGTATTAA GAAAGCTAAATTCAGGCAAATG CAAGAGAAAGGTGGACCCACAGTGCTTACGCTACCAACAAAGTCAACG GACGATGATCTCGCTCGGTTACTCAAGTCAGGTTCATTTGGCAATCTACAGAGCCTTAATTTGGCGTTCACGCACGTGACCAGCGCATGTGCTGAATACCTGGTTCAGCTTCCCGCGCTTTTACATTTAAATCTATGGTCCACTCAG TTTGGAGACAAAGGCCTTCACATGGTAGCGGAGCAGCTCCATAACTTGGAGTCACTGAACCTTTGCGAGACGCCCGTGACGGATGATGGGCTATCTTCCTTGGTGATCATGTCAAATCTGAGAAATCTAAACCTCAACAGTACCAGACTCTCACCAACAACTTACGAAAAACTGAGG aaactgCCACGACTCGAAGAAATTGATGTGCGGTACACGGATGTTTGA
- the LOC141877836 gene encoding C-Maf-inducing protein-like isoform X1, with protein sequence MYGWGTRRIQVLHPYFENWLTVNLLSDALAINTAMALAIGNGGAQRPQRPQRCSSGGGPKFKLIHEGDIQVCRLNHSRTLISKVLSSKFLRRWEAHHLYLGDFQLYSSTCVGFMECPVLYQDILEAYTVNRWDTGQHFCIRVTIPEGSVLLKASNAYLRDQWLHSLKWKVNLLRYRRLISMSCDPEGLMRELRELVLFSLTTPIQDDVIFTVPLEMVSDILAHHFVSTDEEQEKLIITLAPVLEYVQPSPEVCAFFGKHCKGQSYNNEVLDVFLPAVHRILKHNMDFGKYPHLRMFVQDYIYTLFCKDVNAEVVREFVESVHSPGAACPHPRVLPNLVAVVLSAVYSTFDQSDKLLVKYDEINIKFLLCFMTVMDTIAQFEDWRPSLSTLLQPIPFPKEALKNETFVLYISGVIKAFAEDQRCEVHQSILPVRKGKDGWIDIICPGGVSCFDEGHFFSHVMSRLLDCCGRRKKTLLELKDSMLGPFMLLALRGESSFIQTLSFMLEVEVLHDENDKLQIISTLESTEEGKQCYEALCIKKAKFRQMQEKGGPTVLTLPTKSTDDDLARLLKSGSFGNLQSLNLAFTHVTSACAEYLVQLPALLHLNLWSTQFGDKGLHMVAEQLHNLESLNLCETPVTDDGLSSLVIMSNLRNLNLNSTRLSPTTYEKLRKLPRLEEIDVRYTDV encoded by the exons ATGTATGGTTGGGGAACTCGAAGGATTCAGGTTTTACATCCTTACTTCGAAAACTGGCTG ACGGTGAACCTTCTGTCAGACGCCTTGGCAATTAATACTGCCATGGCATTGGCAATAGGGAACGGAGGAGCGCAGCGCCCTCAAAGACCTCAGCGATGTAGTTCAGGTGGTGGACCGAAATTCAAACTCATTCACGaaggagatattcaagtttgtcGTTTGAACCACAGCCGCACTTTAATCAGCAAAGTCTTAAgttccaaatttttgagaAGATGGGAAGCCCATCACCTCTATTTGGGAGACTTTCAGCTGTATTCTTCCACG tGTGTAGGATTTATGGAATGTCCAGTGTTGTATCAAGATATATTAGAAGCATACACTGTCAACAGATGGGATACTGGCCAGCACTTCTGTATAAGAGTGACCATTCCTGAGGGCTCAGTATTGCTCAAG GCATCCAATGCTTATTTAAGAGATCAGTGGCTCCACTCACTTAAATGGAAG GTTAACTTGTTAAGATACAGAAGACTCATATCCATGTCTTGTGATCCAGAAGGTCTTATGAGGGAACTTAGG GAACtggttcttttttctcttacaACACCAATTCAAGATGATGTTATATTTACAGTTCCACTGGAAATGGTCTCTGACATTCTTGCTCAT CATTTTGTTTCTACAGATGAAGAGCAAGAAAAACTTATTATA ACACTTGCACCAGTTTTAGAATATGTTCAACCTTCCCCAGAAGTGTGTGCTTTCTTTGGCAAG CACTGCAAAGGACAGTCATATAATAATGAAGTGTTGGATGTCTTCCTCCCAGCTGTCCACAGAATTCTTAAGCACAATATG GATTTTGGCAAATATCCTCACCTCAGAATGTTTGTTCAAGATTACATTTATACACTTTTCTGTAAAGATGTAAACGCAGAGGTTGTTAGAGAATTTGTTGAAAG TGTTCACAGCCCTGGTGCTGCTTGTCCACATCCCCGTGTTCTTCCAAAtcttgttgctgttgttctATCTGCTGTATACTCCACATTTGATCAGAGTGACAAATT GCTTGTTAAATATGATGAAATCAACATCAAATTCCTTCTTTGTTTCATGACAGTTATGGACACCAT TGCTCAGTTTGAAGATTGGAGACCGAGTTTGTCCACACTTCTTCAGCCAATTCCATTCCCTAAAGA AGCCCTTAAAAACGAGACTTTCGTATT GTACATCAGTGGTGTCATCAAAGCTTTCGCTGAGGATCAACGCTGCGAG GTTCATCAGTCGATTCTTCCAGTCAGGAAAGGAAAAGATGGATGGATAGACATCATCTGTCCAGGAGGAGTCTCGTGTTTTGACGAGGGtcattttttctctcatgTG ATGTCCAGGCTTCTAGACTGCTgtggaagaagaaagaaaacgcTATTGGAGCTGAAAGATTCCATGCTTGGTCCTTTCATGTTGTTGGCACTAAGAGGAGAAAGCAGCTTTATCCAG aCGCTCTCGTTCATGTTAGAAGTCGAGGTCCTTCACGATGAGAATGACAAATTGCAGATTATATCAACTCTGGAGAGCACAGAAGAGGGGAAACAGTGTTATGAGGCGCTTTGTATTAA GAAAGCTAAATTCAGGCAAATG CAAGAGAAAGGTGGACCCACAGTGCTTACGCTACCAACAAAGTCAACG GACGATGATCTCGCTCGGTTACTCAAGTCAGGTTCATTTGGCAATCTACAGAGCCTTAATTTGGCGTTCACGCACGTGACCAGCGCATGTGCTGAATACCTGGTTCAGCTTCCCGCGCTTTTACATTTAAATCTATGGTCCACTCAG TTTGGAGACAAAGGCCTTCACATGGTAGCGGAGCAGCTCCATAACTTGGAGTCACTGAACCTTTGCGAGACGCCCGTGACGGATGATGGGCTATCTTCCTTGGTGATCATGTCAAATCTGAGAAATCTAAACCTCAACAGTACCAGACTCTCACCAACAACTTACGAAAAACTGAGG aaactgCCACGACTCGAAGAAATTGATGTGCGGTACACGGATGTTTGA